The Sphaerisporangium siamense genome includes the window CGCTGCCGGGCCCGTCCCCGCCGGGGCGCGGGACGGGTCCGCGGGCGGCTTTCACGGCCCTGAGCAGGGTTCCTCGAAGGAAAGGTCACGCTTCGGCAAGATCGAGGCGGATGATCCGGGCGCCACCGGGCTTCGGGTAGTGTTACGCGAACGTGACGTCTCTCCGAGGGAAACCCATGCGCCGACTGGCCCTGCTCGCCGCCCTTCCGCTGTTGTTCGCCGCCGCCTGCGGCACCGACGGCGACGTCACCGCCAAGACCGACGGCGCGGCGCCCGCCGAGGTCAAGGTGACCGGTGAGGTCGGCAAGAAGCCCCAGGTCGCCTTCCCCTCGGGCAAGCCTCCCGTGACCTCCTCGTCCAAGACCATCACCCCGGGTCAGGGCGCGCAGCTCAAGGAAGGCGACTCGGTCGTCGCCAACCTCACGGCCTACAACTGGGACGGCAAGGCCAACGCGATGTCCGGCTCCACCTACGACGAGGGGGCGCCGCAGCTCATCAAGGTCGACTCCAAGCTGCCCACCGTCGTGCACAAGGCGTTCCAGGCCAACAAGGTCGGCGGCCGGTTCCTCGCCGTCGTCGCCAAGGACAGCCTGACCCCCGAGCAGATGGAGCAGGCCAAGTCGCAGGGCGCGGACACCTCGATCGCGAGCGTCTACGTCGTGGACGTGCTCGGCGTGCCCACCGTCAAGGCCG containing:
- a CDS encoding FKBP-type peptidyl-prolyl cis-trans isomerase, which translates into the protein MRRLALLAALPLLFAAACGTDGDVTAKTDGAAPAEVKVTGEVGKKPQVAFPSGKPPVTSSSKTITPGQGAQLKEGDSVVANLTAYNWDGKANAMSGSTYDEGAPQLIKVDSKLPTVVHKAFQANKVGGRFLAVVAKDSLTPEQMEQAKSQGADTSIASVYVVDVLGVPTVKAAQGDAKDADVKGVKLENPEGEQAPKLTTKTGESAPKGLVSKTVIKGSGPEVKAGQNLLVQYTGKIWGTDTEFDSSWSRGEPVMFQIGTGKVIKGWDQGLVGVPVGSRVLLAIPPDLGYGKNGQGDKIKGTDTLVFVVDVLGAY